From a region of the Calliphora vicina chromosome 4, idCalVici1.1, whole genome shotgun sequence genome:
- the zyd gene encoding sodium/potassium/calcium exchanger 4 isoform X1, which yields MEDYWGLSSTTDINCTQPAIDDFPRDLFTEGQRQAGAVVLHVIASLYLFVALAVVCDEYFVPAVEKICAALNMSNDVAGATFMAAATSAPELFVNVIGTFITEGDIGVGTIVGSAVFNILAVAACCGIGAGMTIPLDWWPLTRDSIAYGFTVAVLICVMHDERVEWYEALILVSLYAVYLAVMYFDKTFQKCAKGGVKQARSRSRSSNCSIQTKNSNEKEPDLVENRICHNLSTIQLNGGVNNEPPKIPPSASPPIATTCLTTSITTTTSTAASNNSGCVIKAPIAHQENTDVEANTLQAAAAVDAAVPAVEPADEEGYSLLKYPWGKSCFAQFTWIIIWPIHLLFCVAIPDCKKAKNNKIFPLTFVMCIVWIGSLSYVVAWMITIIGDTLKIPDSVMGITFLAAGTSVPEAVSSVIVAKRGHGSMGICNSIGSNTFDILLCLGVPWLIKAVFFPIQPGQNYVGINSAGLEYSAITLLSTLFLLYLTFSCNKFKLDKKVGTACLVMYLVFLIFASLIELNVFFRVNLPTCGRS from the exons ACATAAATTGCACACAGCCTGCTATTGATGATTTTCCccgggatttattcacagaggGACAGAGACAAGCGGGTGCTGTTGTACTTCATGTTATAGccagtttatatttatttgtagcTTTAGCTGTAGTATGTGATGAATATTTTGTGCCCGCCGTGGAAAAAATCTGTGCCG CCCTAAATATGTCTAATGATGTAGCGGGTGCTACATTTATGGCTGCAGCAACATCGGCACCAGAACTTTTTGTAAATGTGATAGGAACCTTTATCACAGAGGGTGATATTGGTGTGGGTACCATAGTGGGCTCGGcggtatttaatattttagcgGTGGCAGCTTGCTGTGGCATAGGAGCGGGAATG ACCATACCCCTGGATTGGTGGCCTTTGACCCGTGACAGTATAGCTTATGGTTTTACGGTGGCCGTTTTAATTTGTGTGATGCATGACGAACGTGTCGAATGGTATGAGGCTTTAATTTTAGTCTCCTTATATGCTGTCTACTTGGCTGTCATGTATTTCGATAAAACCTTTCAAAAGTGTGCCAAAG gtGGTGTTAAACAAGCTCGTTCACGCAGCCGTTCTTCAAACTGTAGCATACAGACCAAGAACAGTAATGAAAAAGAACCag ATCTCGTGGAGAATCGTATATGCCATAATTTATCCACCATTCAGCTAAATGGTGGTGTCAATAATGAACCGCCAAAAATACCACCATCTGCTTCACCGCCTATAGCCACCACTTGTCTAACCACCAGCATTACTACTACAACTTCAACGGCCGCCTCTAATAATTCGGGTTGTGTGATTAAGGCACCCATAGCCCATCAGGAAAACACCGATGTTGAGGCCAATACGTTACAAGCTGCAGCGGCTGTGGATGCCGCAGTGCCTGCTGTAGAACCTGCAGATGAGGAGGGCTACTCATTGCTTAAGTATCCCTGGGGTAAAAGTTGTTTTGCCCAATTCACCTGGATCATTATATGGCCCATACACTTGCTGTTCTGTGTCGCCATACCGGATTGTAAGAAagcgaaaaataataaaatatttccctTGACGTTTGTGATGTGCATTGTGTGGATCGGTTCGCTGTCGTATGTTGTGGCCTGGATGATAACTATAATTG GTGACACTTTAAAAATCCCCGATTCCGTTATGGGCATTACATTCCTGGCTGCTGGCACCAGTGTTCCCGAGGCTGTATCCAGTGTTATAGTGGCCAAAAGAG GTCACGGTTCCATGGGCATTTGCAATTCCATTGGTTCAAACACCTTCGATATTCTTTTATGTTTGGGTGTACCATGGCTCATCAAAGCTGTCTTCTTCCCCATACAACCAGGACAAAATTATGTTGGCATTAATTCAGCCGGTCTTGAATATTCCGCCATAACCCTGCTCTCCACGCTATTCCTGTTGTATTTGACATTTTcgtgtaataaatttaaattggatAAAAAAGTGGGCACAGCCTGTCTGGTCATGTATTTggtatttttgatatttgccTCACTAATCGAATTGAATGTATTCTTCCGGGTTAATCTACCCACTTGTGGTAGATCATGA
- the zyd gene encoding sodium/potassium/calcium exchanger 3 isoform X2, with amino-acid sequence MEDYWGLSSTTDINCTQPAIDDFPRDLFTEGQRQAGAVVLHVIASLYLFVALAVVCDEYFVPAVEKICAALNMSNDVAGATFMAAATSAPELFVNVIGTFITEGDIGVGTIVGSAVFNILAVAACCGIGAGMTIPLDWWPLTRDSIAYGFTVAVLICVMHDERVEWYEALILVSLYAVYLAVMYFDKTFQKCAKDLVENRICHNLSTIQLNGGVNNEPPKIPPSASPPIATTCLTTSITTTTSTAASNNSGCVIKAPIAHQENTDVEANTLQAAAAVDAAVPAVEPADEEGYSLLKYPWGKSCFAQFTWIIIWPIHLLFCVAIPDCKKAKNNKIFPLTFVMCIVWIGSLSYVVAWMITIIGDTLKIPDSVMGITFLAAGTSVPEAVSSVIVAKRGHGSMGICNSIGSNTFDILLCLGVPWLIKAVFFPIQPGQNYVGINSAGLEYSAITLLSTLFLLYLTFSCNKFKLDKKVGTACLVMYLVFLIFASLIELNVFFRVNLPTCGRS; translated from the exons ACATAAATTGCACACAGCCTGCTATTGATGATTTTCCccgggatttattcacagaggGACAGAGACAAGCGGGTGCTGTTGTACTTCATGTTATAGccagtttatatttatttgtagcTTTAGCTGTAGTATGTGATGAATATTTTGTGCCCGCCGTGGAAAAAATCTGTGCCG CCCTAAATATGTCTAATGATGTAGCGGGTGCTACATTTATGGCTGCAGCAACATCGGCACCAGAACTTTTTGTAAATGTGATAGGAACCTTTATCACAGAGGGTGATATTGGTGTGGGTACCATAGTGGGCTCGGcggtatttaatattttagcgGTGGCAGCTTGCTGTGGCATAGGAGCGGGAATG ACCATACCCCTGGATTGGTGGCCTTTGACCCGTGACAGTATAGCTTATGGTTTTACGGTGGCCGTTTTAATTTGTGTGATGCATGACGAACGTGTCGAATGGTATGAGGCTTTAATTTTAGTCTCCTTATATGCTGTCTACTTGGCTGTCATGTATTTCGATAAAACCTTTCAAAAGTGTGCCAAAG ATCTCGTGGAGAATCGTATATGCCATAATTTATCCACCATTCAGCTAAATGGTGGTGTCAATAATGAACCGCCAAAAATACCACCATCTGCTTCACCGCCTATAGCCACCACTTGTCTAACCACCAGCATTACTACTACAACTTCAACGGCCGCCTCTAATAATTCGGGTTGTGTGATTAAGGCACCCATAGCCCATCAGGAAAACACCGATGTTGAGGCCAATACGTTACAAGCTGCAGCGGCTGTGGATGCCGCAGTGCCTGCTGTAGAACCTGCAGATGAGGAGGGCTACTCATTGCTTAAGTATCCCTGGGGTAAAAGTTGTTTTGCCCAATTCACCTGGATCATTATATGGCCCATACACTTGCTGTTCTGTGTCGCCATACCGGATTGTAAGAAagcgaaaaataataaaatatttccctTGACGTTTGTGATGTGCATTGTGTGGATCGGTTCGCTGTCGTATGTTGTGGCCTGGATGATAACTATAATTG GTGACACTTTAAAAATCCCCGATTCCGTTATGGGCATTACATTCCTGGCTGCTGGCACCAGTGTTCCCGAGGCTGTATCCAGTGTTATAGTGGCCAAAAGAG GTCACGGTTCCATGGGCATTTGCAATTCCATTGGTTCAAACACCTTCGATATTCTTTTATGTTTGGGTGTACCATGGCTCATCAAAGCTGTCTTCTTCCCCATACAACCAGGACAAAATTATGTTGGCATTAATTCAGCCGGTCTTGAATATTCCGCCATAACCCTGCTCTCCACGCTATTCCTGTTGTATTTGACATTTTcgtgtaataaatttaaattggatAAAAAAGTGGGCACAGCCTGTCTGGTCATGTATTTggtatttttgatatttgccTCACTAATCGAATTGAATGTATTCTTCCGGGTTAATCTACCCACTTGTGGTAGATCATGA